The DNA window CGGGCGCGAGAGTGACCGCGCCGGCGCCGTGTGCCAGTTCTGCGATACCGATTTCGTCGGCACCGACGGCGAAGGCGGCGGCAAATTCAAGACCCCGGAGGAACTGGCGGCGGCGATCGACGCGCTGTGGCCGGCCGCCTATCCAGCCAGCAAGTACGTGGTGTTCACCGGCGGCGAGCCGCTGTTGCAACTGGACGCGGCGTTGATCGCCGCCATGCACGCGGTCGGCTTCACGATCGCCATCGAAACCAACGGCACCTTGCCGGTGCCCGACGGCGTCGACTGGATCTGCGTCAGTCCGAAGATGGGCTCGACACTGGTGGTGACCAAGGGCAGCGAGATCAAGGTCGTCATTCCGCAGACGGGACAGGACCTGGCGGCCTACGAACAGCTCGATTTCGAGAATTTCTATGTGCAGGCGATGGACGGCCCGCTGGCCGAGTTCAACACCAAACTGGCGATCGAAACCTGCAAGCGCAATCCGAAATGGAAGCTGAGCCTGCAAACCCATAAACTTTTACAAATACCCTAAGAAAAGATGTCATGCTGACTATTACCCGCAAGCTGGAATTCGACGCCGGCCACCGCATTCCCGACCACAAGAGCCAGTGCCGCAACCTGCACGGCCACCGCTATACCCTGGAAATCACCCTGACCGGCAACATCATCACCGCCGAAGGCAATTCCGACAACGGCATGATCATGGATTTCTCCGACATCAAGGCGCTGGCCAAAGAGCATCTGGTCGATGTCTGGGACCACGCCTTCATCGTTTACGAGAAGGACACGGCGGTGCGCGACTTCCTGGCGACTTTGCCGGGCCATAAGACCGTGGTGATCGACCGCATTCCGACAGTGGAGAACCTGGCCCATGTCGCCTTCGCCATCCTCAAGTCGGCCTACAAGGACCGCTACGGCACCGGTTTGCATCTGCACAAGCTGGTGCTGCACGAGACGCCAAACTGCTGGGCAGAGATCACCGATGCCTGACGCGATGTCCGATGCGACGTCGGATGCGCAGCCTGCTGACTTTATGCGGCTGGCGCTGGAACAGGCACGGCACGCGTGGGATCTGGGCGAGGTGCCGGTGGGCGCCGTTGTCGTCAAGGACGGCGTGGTGATCGCGCGCGGCTATAACCAGCCGATCGGCAAGCACGATCCGACCGCGCACGCGGAAATCGTCGCGCTGCGCGCGGCCGCCGAGGTGCTGGGCAACTACCGGCTGCCGGGCTGCGAGCTGTATGTGACGCTGGAGCCGTGCGTGATGTGCTCGGGCGCGATGATGCACGCGCGCCTGGCCAAGGTGGTGTACGGCGCCACCGACCCCAAAACCGGCGCCTGCGGTTCGGTGGTCGATTTGTTCGGACAGGAACAGTTGAACCATCATACCGAGGTCAGCGGTGGCGTCATGGCCGAGGAGTGCGGCGCCATGCTCAAGAGTTTCTTCGCCGCCCGCCGCGCCGCCGCGGCCGCCGCGCGCCGCGACGCCCAGGAATAAGACTCCGGCACGACGTTTCCCCGGCCCGCGTTTCCAGACACCGGCAAAAATGGTATGCTGAAGCCACGATGCGCTGCGCGTCGTCGGCATCGCCGCCAGCCCCCTCCCGGAGACCGCTTTGGCTACCGCAAAAGCAAACGGCATTACGCTCACCTACGAAGCCAGCGGCAACCCGCAGGATACCCCCGTGCTGCTCATCATGGGCCTGGGCATGCAACTGATCGCCTGGCCGCAGGACCTGGTCGACGGCCTGGTCGAGCAGGGCTATTACGTGATTCGCTACGACAACCGCGATATCGGCCTGTCCAGCAAATTCGACCATTTCAAAAAGCCCAACCTGATGCTGGCCTACCTGAAGTCGCTGGTGGGCTGGCGGCAGTCGCCCGCGTACACGCTCAACGACATGGCCAACGACGCGCTCGGCCTGCTCGACGCGCTGGGCATCGCCCGCGCCCACGTGGTGGGCGCCTCGATGGGCGGTATGATCGCGCAGATTTTCGCCGCGCGCTTCGGCGCCCGCACCCTCAGTCTGACGTCCATCATGTCGAGCAGCGGCCGCCGGGGACTGCCCGGGCCGACGTCGGCCGCGCGCGCGGCGCTGATGCGCGGTCCCGGCAACGCCAGCGACCGCAAGGAGGTGATCGACCACGCCGTCGGCGTGTTCCGCACCATCGGCAGCCCGTCGTTTCCGACGCCGGAGCGCCAGCTGCGCGCCAATATCGAGCGTGCGCTCAACCGCAACGTCAATCCGGCCGGAATAGCCCGGCAGATGGTGGCCGTGGTGGCGTCGGGCGACCGCACGCCACTGCTGCGCAAGATCGCCTGTCCGGCGCTGGTCATCCACGGCGCGGCCGATCCGCTGGTGCCGGCCGCCTGCGGCGTGGACACGGCCGAGGCCATCCCGGGCGCCAAGCTGCACGTGATCGAAGGCATGGGCCACGACCTGCCGCCGCAGCTGATCGAGCGCCTGCTCGCCTTGCTCGACAACCATCTGCGCGGTAATATGACGCCGGACCTGCCCGCGCTGATCGCGCGCCGCGCCGGCAGTGGCACCCCTCAACAATAGCGCTTCACAATCGAGCATCGAACCAATTTGAACACCAACAAAATCGGCATCGCCATTGTCGCGCCGGGTGGCGCCGCGCCCAACGCCGCCGCGCTGCAGGCCGGCATCGCCCGGCTGGAACGGCAGGGCTTCCTGGTCCACAATTATTATGACGACGACAAGCGGCACCTGCGCTTCGGCGGCACCGACGCCGCCCGCCTGGCCCAGCTCGACGCCGCCGCCGCCGATCCCGACGTGCGGATCGTCATCGCCCTGCGCGGCTCGTACGGCATGACCCGGCTGTTACCGATGATTGATTTCGCCGCGATGGCCGACAGCGGCAAGCTGTTTGTCGGCTATAGCGACTTTACCGCCTTCCAGATGCCGCTGATGAAACAGACCGGGCGCATCAGCTTCGCCGGACCGATGATGTGCGACGACTTCGTCCGCGAGGAAGCGGAAGCCTATACGATGGCGCAGTTCTGGGATTGCCTGCGCGGTCCGGAGCACGGCGTGCGCGGCGAGGTGGCCGACGGCCGCGCCGACAACCCTGTAGTCGACGTCGGCGGCAGGCTATGGGGCGGCAACCTGGCGATGATGGTCAGCCTGCTCGGGACGCCGTATTTCCACGCGCTGGACGACGGCATCGTGTTCATCGAAGACATCGCCGAGCATCCCTACCGGATCGAGCGCATGGTGTTGCAATTGCTGTACGCGGGCGCGCTGGACGGCCAGCGGGCGCTGGTGCTGGGCGATTTTTCCGGCTATAAACTGGGCGCGCTGGAGAACGGCTACGACTTCGAGACCATGCTGGCCTATTTGCGCGAGCGTTTGCCGATGCCGGTGTTGACCGGCTTGCCGTTCGGCCACATCAAGCGGCGCGCCACCTTGCCTTATGGCGGGATGGCGCGGCTGGTGTCGGACGCGCGCGGCTTCGACCTGACCATCCGCGACTATCCCACCTTATAAGGCCTACTGCACCCGGCGCACGCGCGGGGGCTGCTTGGCGCCGTCGACTTCGAAGAAGACGGTGCCGATGGCGTTGCGGGTCAGGACCACTTTCGGATTGGTGCGTTCGATGAACCACTCGGAGCTGCCGTCCACCACCCGCCATACCTGGCCGTTGGCCAGTTTGAACTGGGTGGTGGGACCCCAGCCCTCGATCTTGCCGACCACTGTGCTTTCGATGGACTTCAAGTCGGCGGTTCTGTCCTTGGCGATGGTGTCGAGTCCGAAGCCGGCCTCGGTGTTGGCCGCAGGGGCGGCCTGTGCGGGTTGGGCCGCGCGCGCGACCGGTGCGGCCTGCGTAGCGGCGGGCGCTGCGGCAGGCGCGGCGGCGCCGACCTTGCCGGCGGCCGGCGCCACCGGGATCGCGTCGTAGCATGCCACGCGGCCGGCCACGTCGGCGATGGTGCGGCATTGGAGCAGGGCGCGGTCGTCGGCCAGCGCGGAACCGGACATTGCCAGCAATACAAGCAAAGCTTTCATCGAATACCTTCCAGATTGTGATCCCTGATTATATAGATAACGAGCGGAAAAAAAATAGCCCGGACGCGTGAGCGGCCGGGCTGTCGAAGAGAGGAGGGAGACCGCCTCCTCTTGGTGCTGGGTGGCTGACGTTAGTTCCTGAAGTTCATGCCGACCATGATGCGGCGGCCGGCGTAGGACGTGTCGAGCAGGTTGGGCGTGCCGTCGGCGAACGCCGCGTACTGGGCCTGGCTGTTGGTGGTCGAGCTCAGGTTCAGGTTGCGGCCCTCGGCGAAGATCTCCATGTTCTTGTTGATGCGGTAGGCGATCTTGGCGTCGACATAACGGGTGGCGTTCTTGAAGTTCGGCGAGCCCGGGTTGTATGGCGTGATGGTGGTGCGTCCGCCGGCCGCGTTAGGGTAGTTGTTGACCCCCGTGGCGCCACAGGCGGCGATGCAGCTGAACTTCTGGCCGACCGCCTGCAGCGACAAGCGCATCGACAGCGCGCCGTCGTCGTACCACAAGGAGGCGTTGTAGGTGTACTTCGATTCGCCGACCGGCGGCAGGGCCTCGCCGGTGAGCAGGTCGACGACGCGCTGGTCGGTGTTCTTCGAGCGTAGCTTGGTGTAGTTGAGGTCGATCCCGGTGTAGCGCAGCATCCACGGCAGGAACGTGAAGGCGGTCTTGCTGCCGTATTCCAGACCGGTGCGGGTGATGTTGGCGCCGTTCTCGTAGGTGCGGTAGTCGAATCCGAGGCCGTCGAGCGAGCGGCCGGTCTGCGGATCGACCAGCCCGGAGCCGTCGAACAGGCTCACGGCGCTCTTGCCGACGACGGTGCTGCCGCCAACCTTGCCCACCTGCCGGAACGCGCCCACCGAGAACGAGGAGTCGTCGTTCGGATACCATTCCAGCGCCAGGTTCTGGTTCTGGTTGGTTTGCGCCTTGAGCGCCGGATTGCCGATGGTGCCCGAGCAGCTCTGTTCCTCGTCGTCGCGGCGCCGTTCGTCGTAGGTGCAGGTGCCGGCCGGGATCAGCGCGTTGACCGGCGGGCGGGCGACCTGCTTGGCGCGGTTGTAGCGCAACACCACCTCGTTGGGCACCATCCACAGCGACAGGTTCAGGATCGGCAGGTAGTCGGTGGTGTTGGCGTCGAGCGCGGTCAGCTTGCTGGCCGTGGCGCTGATGGTGCCGCCGGCGGCGGTCGGGTTGAGCGGATCGTAGGCGGCCGTCTTGACGATGGAGGTGAAGCTCATCACCCCGGTGGCATGGACCTTGGTGCGCACCACGCGGTAGCCGAAGTTGCCGTCCAATTCCATGCCGAACGGCAGGCGCCGGTTGGTGAACGGGATTTCGTCCAAGCCGAAATCGGTCATCAGGTAAGCGGCCGTGGTGCGCTCCTTGAAGGTGCTGACCGGCTGCCGGTAGACCTTGCCGTCGTTGGCCGTGCATTCCTTGACGCAGTCGAAGTTGACGTTGGGCGAGTTGACCAGGCTGAACACTTTTTCGACGTCGATCTGGTTCCAGCCGTCGATCAGGCCGGCCGGACGGTCCGGCATGCCGTTGAAGAACGGCGTGTTCCGCTGCGCCATCGATTGCGCGATGATGTCCTGGAACTGCTGCTGCGACATGAAGGTGTTGCCGGAGCGGGCCGAGGCCGGATCGGTGTTGGGGACGTAGCCGGTCGCGCAGGGCTTGCCGCCCGGTCCGAGCGAGCCGGGGGTGTCGGTGCAGCCGGAAAAGAAGCTGCGCACGTTGGCGCTCGGCAGGATCACCGCCGGCACGTAGCCGGGCTTGCCGAACTCGCCGACGGCCGTTTGCACGGTCGAGCCGCCGCCGCCCCAGCTGCTGCCGGAGGTCTGGCGGAAGTTGAAGCCGCTCTTGACGCGCTTGAAGAACGGCACTTTTTCGCTCAACGCGTAGCTGAAGTCGGCCTTGGCGGTGCGCTCCTCGGTCTCGGCCATCTTCGGCGAGAAGCTGATTTGCGGCGCCTGCGTGCTCAGCGGCTGCTGGTCGATGGTGTAGGCCGGCACGGCCGGGCCCTTCGGACCGGCCTCGACCGCCTTGGTGTCGACGCCGGCCGGGCGCACCTGCGCGTAGATGGTCGGGTCGGCTTGGTTAAAGCTGCTGCCGGCGGGCTGTTCGTAAGTCCACAGGCCGTTGGACAGCACCCGCATCGTGGTCGGGCCGTAGTTGTAGCTCCAGTTGGTGCGCTTGTCGCCGCGCTGCCACTTGGAGCGGGCGTCGCCGACGAAGAACTCGGCCGCGAAGCCGCCGTTCTTGTACACGCCGCCGGTCTGGAAGTAGCGGTCGGTGGTCTTCATGACGTTGTGGATCTGGTCGGTGTTGACGTTGGCGTCGCTGATTGTGTACTGCGTCACGTGGTGGTTGGCGTCCACCAGCACCGAGCGCGGGTCGACGTTGGCGACGATGCCGGTGGCCGGATACAGGTTGGCGCGGTAGCTGGCGCCGTCGTACAGGTAGTAACCGGAACCGGGCACGGCGCTGCGCACGCCGGCCGACGTGTCGGTAAAGGTCGGTCCCTGGTAGGTCGGGCTGTAGGCGGTCGCCGCATTGGTGTTCAGGCCGCCCAGGCCGTAGGTCTGGTTGTTGTCGTCCACTTCCCGGCGGGCGTAGTTGACCTTGCCGTAGACGGTCAGCTGGTTGTTGACCTTGAAGTCGAAGCGCAGGTCGACGTTGCCGCGCTTTTCCTCCTGGCGCTTTTCGATGAAGCGCACCAGCGACGGCGTGTAGTCGTTCCACTGGTTCAGGCAACTGAGCAGTTCGTTGCCACGGGCGTTGATGGCGGCGTTGCGGGCGGTGTTGCCGTTGACGGCGTTGGCCTGCGCCGTGGTCAGCGCCGGGAAGGCCGCGTAGCACGCCGCCTTGGTCTGGGCCGCCGCCGATTTGGTCAGGATGTCGGCCGGCGAGGCGTGGTCGAAGAAGCCGCCGGCCGTCAGCGGCGAGCGCAACGTCGGCGCGGTGCTGGCCGGGTCGTTCGGCGACAAGGTGCCTGGCTGGTAGGTGAAGGTCTTGTTGGGCGAGTTGTCGAAGTCGACGTTGCGCGAATAACCGGCGTTGCGGGTGGTGGCGATCTCGGACGAGTGCGATTCGTTGACGGCGCGCGAGGTCGACGCGTTGAGCATGACGCCGAAGCGGTTGTCGAAGAATTTGCGGGTCAGGATCAGGTTGGTGTCGGGCGACCATTCCTTGTTGAGCGAGCCTTGCGAACCGGCCAGGCGCAGCGAATAGAACGGGTCCTTGAAGTCCAGGCTGGTGCGGGTCTTGATGATGATGCCGCCGCCCAGCGAGCCTTCGGTCATGTCGGCGGTGGCGCCCTTGACGACGTCGACGCTTTTGATCAGGTCTGCCGACAGCGAGCGGAACTCGACGCCGCGTCCGCTGCCGCCGCCATTCATGTCGGTGCCGCCGGCCGATTGCACGCCCTGGCCGTCGATCTCGACGCGGGTGAGGTCCGCGCTGTTGCCTCGGATGGCGACGCTGACGCCCTCGCCGAAGTCGCCGCGGTCGAGGGCGACGCCGGAGATGCGCGAGATGGCCTCGCCGATGTTGCGGTCGGGGAAGGAGCCGACGTCGTCGGCGACGATCGAGTCCATCGCGGTGGCGGCGTTCTTCTTGCGTTCGATGCCCGATTGCTGGGCGGCGCGCTGGCCCTGGACGACGACGGTTTTGATTTCCGTGGCGCCCGGCGCGGGTGCGGGTGTTTGCGCCGCCGGTGCGTCCGGCTTGGCGTCCTGGGCGGCGGCGTGGCCGGCGACGAGCGAGGCCAGCGCGATCGAGACCGCGTAAGCGATCGGCTTGAGGCTCAGTGGTTTGGCGAGCGCGCCTTGGGTGTGTCCGTGCATGCTGTCTTCTCTCCCTGACTGGCCTTTGCGGCCATTTTTTAACGCCGGTGGTATCCGCCCGGCTGATATATTAGTGATTAGTCTAGTGTTGAAAACAGGCGCGCGGATTGTTAAATGGAAAAGAATCACCCGCTTGAGCGGGATATTGATTTGGGCGCAAAACCGCCGTTTGCGGGCGGATTTGGATATCGGCCAGGTCGTTGGCCGCTGGCGGAGCTTGGCGGATTACGCGCTGCGCGCTAATCCGCCCTACGTGGTTCAGATGGGATTGGGGAATGCTGGCTTGCGGCCACGCGAGCCGATCCCTCGCGGAGACACGTAGGTCGGATTAGGCGGAACGCCGTAATCCGACATGTGTGAGCGGCCGTTAGCGCTGGACTTATTTCGCCGGCGGGACCGGCGCGGGCTGAGTGTAGACCACCACCGACTGCGGCGGCATGGGAGCGGCCTTGGGCGTGGCGTTGTTGAGAACGAAGGTAGTCACCGTCAGCGCAGTGCCACCGAGGACGATCGCGGTGCCGACCACCCATTTGATCATGTCGGCGAAGCCCCTGTGCATCGCCACCTGCAGGGCGCCCATCTTGTCGGCCAACTCCGTCTGGCGCGCCTCGATCCGCGCCAGGCGTTCCTTGGCGTCGGTTGCGAACTCTTCCAGTTTGGCGATGCGCGCTTCCATGTTGCTCCTTTCCAGGGCCGGTCACCCTGAACTTAACAAAATTGTACGCCATGTTTTAGCCCCTGTCCCCGGTGCCGCGCGGTGGGTGCTGTATAATCTCGCATTTCCGCCTAACGGCATGATTTAATTAAGAAAAGCCCAATTCAGAATGCTATCCACCGCTAACATCACCATGCAATTCGGCGCCAAGCCGCTGTTCGAAAACATCTCCGTCAAGTTCGGCGATGGCAACCGCTACGGCCTGATCGGCGCCAACGGCTGCGGCAAATCCACGTTCATGAAAATCCTGGGCGGCGATCTGGAGCCGTCGGGCGGCAACGTGATGCTGGACACGAACGAGCGTCTGGGCAAGCTGCGCCAGGACCAGTTCGCCTATGAGGAAATGCGCGTGCTCGACGTGGTCATGATGGGCCACACCGAGATGTGGGCCGCGATGCAGGAACGCGACGCCATCTACGCCAATCCGGAAGCGACCGACGACGATTACATGAAGGCCGCCGAGCTCGAAGGCAAAGTGTCCGAGTACGACGGCTACACGGCCGAGTCGCGCGCCGGCGAGCTGCTGCTGGGCGCCGGCGTGGACATCGAGCTGCACAAGGGACCGATGAGCAATGTGTCGCCGGGCTGGAAGCTGCGCGTATTGCTGGCCCAGGCGCTGTTCTCGAATCCGGACATCCTGCTGCTCGACGAGCCGACCAACAATCTGGACATCAACACCATC is part of the Oxalobacteraceae bacterium OTU3CAMAD1 genome and encodes:
- the queE gene encoding 7-carboxy-7-deazaguanine synthase, with amino-acid sequence MTYSIKEIFYTLQGEGAHAGRPAVFCRFSGCNLWTGRESDRAGAVCQFCDTDFVGTDGEGGGKFKTPEELAAAIDALWPAAYPASKYVVFTGGEPLLQLDAALIAAMHAVGFTIAIETNGTLPVPDGVDWICVSPKMGSTLVVTKGSEIKVVIPQTGQDLAAYEQLDFENFYVQAMDGPLAEFNTKLAIETCKRNPKWKLSLQTHKLLQIP
- the queD gene encoding 6-carboxytetrahydropterin synthase QueD — its product is MLTITRKLEFDAGHRIPDHKSQCRNLHGHRYTLEITLTGNIITAEGNSDNGMIMDFSDIKALAKEHLVDVWDHAFIVYEKDTAVRDFLATLPGHKTVVIDRIPTVENLAHVAFAILKSAYKDRYGTGLHLHKLVLHETPNCWAEITDA
- the tadA gene encoding tRNA adenosine(34) deaminase TadA, with product MPDAMSDATSDAQPADFMRLALEQARHAWDLGEVPVGAVVVKDGVVIARGYNQPIGKHDPTAHAEIVALRAAAEVLGNYRLPGCELYVTLEPCVMCSGAMMHARLAKVVYGATDPKTGACGSVVDLFGQEQLNHHTEVSGGVMAEECGAMLKSFFAARRAAAAAARRDAQE
- a CDS encoding alpha/beta fold hydrolase — protein: MATAKANGITLTYEASGNPQDTPVLLIMGLGMQLIAWPQDLVDGLVEQGYYVIRYDNRDIGLSSKFDHFKKPNLMLAYLKSLVGWRQSPAYTLNDMANDALGLLDALGIARAHVVGASMGGMIAQIFAARFGARTLSLTSIMSSSGRRGLPGPTSAARAALMRGPGNASDRKEVIDHAVGVFRTIGSPSFPTPERQLRANIERALNRNVNPAGIARQMVAVVASGDRTPLLRKIACPALVIHGAADPLVPAACGVDTAEAIPGAKLHVIEGMGHDLPPQLIERLLALLDNHLRGNMTPDLPALIARRAGSGTPQQ
- a CDS encoding LD-carboxypeptidase encodes the protein MNTNKIGIAIVAPGGAAPNAAALQAGIARLERQGFLVHNYYDDDKRHLRFGGTDAARLAQLDAAAADPDVRIVIALRGSYGMTRLLPMIDFAAMADSGKLFVGYSDFTAFQMPLMKQTGRISFAGPMMCDDFVREEAEAYTMAQFWDCLRGPEHGVRGEVADGRADNPVVDVGGRLWGGNLAMMVSLLGTPYFHALDDGIVFIEDIAEHPYRIERMVLQLLYAGALDGQRALVLGDFSGYKLGALENGYDFETMLAYLRERLPMPVLTGLPFGHIKRRATLPYGGMARLVSDARGFDLTIRDYPTL
- a CDS encoding TonB-dependent receptor, coding for MHGHTQGALAKPLSLKPIAYAVSIALASLVAGHAAAQDAKPDAPAAQTPAPAPGATEIKTVVVQGQRAAQQSGIERKKNAATAMDSIVADDVGSFPDRNIGEAISRISGVALDRGDFGEGVSVAIRGNSADLTRVEIDGQGVQSAGGTDMNGGGSGRGVEFRSLSADLIKSVDVVKGATADMTEGSLGGGIIIKTRTSLDFKDPFYSLRLAGSQGSLNKEWSPDTNLILTRKFFDNRFGVMLNASTSRAVNESHSSEIATTRNAGYSRNVDFDNSPNKTFTYQPGTLSPNDPASTAPTLRSPLTAGGFFDHASPADILTKSAAAQTKAACYAAFPALTTAQANAVNGNTARNAAINARGNELLSCLNQWNDYTPSLVRFIEKRQEEKRGNVDLRFDFKVNNQLTVYGKVNYARREVDDNNQTYGLGGLNTNAATAYSPTYQGPTFTDTSAGVRSAVPGSGYYLYDGASYRANLYPATGIVANVDPRSVLVDANHHVTQYTISDANVNTDQIHNVMKTTDRYFQTGGVYKNGGFAAEFFVGDARSKWQRGDKRTNWSYNYGPTTMRVLSNGLWTYEQPAGSSFNQADPTIYAQVRPAGVDTKAVEAGPKGPAVPAYTIDQQPLSTQAPQISFSPKMAETEERTAKADFSYALSEKVPFFKRVKSGFNFRQTSGSSWGGGGSTVQTAVGEFGKPGYVPAVILPSANVRSFFSGCTDTPGSLGPGGKPCATGYVPNTDPASARSGNTFMSQQQFQDIIAQSMAQRNTPFFNGMPDRPAGLIDGWNQIDVEKVFSLVNSPNVNFDCVKECTANDGKVYRQPVSTFKERTTAAYLMTDFGLDEIPFTNRRLPFGMELDGNFGYRVVRTKVHATGVMSFTSIVKTAAYDPLNPTAAGGTISATASKLTALDANTTDYLPILNLSLWMVPNEVVLRYNRAKQVARPPVNALIPAGTCTYDERRRDDEEQSCSGTIGNPALKAQTNQNQNLALEWYPNDDSSFSVGAFRQVGKVGGSTVVGKSAVSLFDGSGLVDPQTGRSLDGLGFDYRTYENGANITRTGLEYGSKTAFTFLPWMLRYTGIDLNYTKLRSKNTDQRVVDLLTGEALPPVGESKYTYNASLWYDDGALSMRLSLQAVGQKFSCIAACGATGVNNYPNAAGGRTTITPYNPGSPNFKNATRYVDAKIAYRINKNMEIFAEGRNLNLSSTTNSQAQYAAFADGTPNLLDTSYAGRRIMVGMNFRN